In the genome of Thunnus thynnus chromosome 6, fThuThy2.1, whole genome shotgun sequence, the window CTCTTTCTGTCCGAAGGGAAATGGCTACCGCACACAACACGCCTCCCCGGGCCCTCGTGGTCCCGCCGCCTCTATGGAGGCCCTGTCTCCCTTCTTCAAGAAGAAAGCACACATCCTGGAGGTCCTGCGCAAGATGGAGGAGACGGACCCTCTCAAGTTCCACCCGTCCACCGCGAGCTTGTCTTTCTGCGACTACAGCCAGGTGCTCATGTCCACAGAAGCTGTTTTGGCTACCGCGGACCCACTCCCACTACAGTGCAAATCCCACCACACACACTGCCACTGCTCCTGCTCTGACACTGACCCACACCAGCATGTCAACGGCGACGGGGCGGTGAAGTGTGAGGGAGGGAGCACCTGCTGTTTACACTGCAAGAGGAGCCCAGACGGTCCTCCGAAGCCATGCAACCACGTCTGTAGTCCTTCAAAAGCCAACTCTGCCACCCAGAGCCATGTAGCTCCCGCAGCTGCTATGAGCGAATGTCACAGTAAGAGCAGAACACTGGATTCTGTTCCCCCGTCTAAACAATGTACCAAGACTGACACCCACCAGCAACCAGCAGGCGCCACCACCCACTCATCACTCACAGACACGGCCGATCAGAGCCTGGAGGTGATGGGAgtggagcaggagcaggagaaCTCTGAGAGTTGTCTTAACGCTACTGCATCTGAAGAGCTCACTGGTTTCTGTCCCACTTCCCACCTGCCCGGTTCTGTGATGGAGAGCGCACAGATCTCCCTCTGTGACACTGAAACGAGCGATGGCGTTCACAACGGTTTGGCGCTCTCCTCCTCAGACGACCCCTCAGCCGTCCCCGAGAAAGACAGCACAGATCTGGAGGCTTCCTCTGTGAGAGCCGGCGCCTCCGTCAGTCCCAGCCCTTCCTGTCTCAGCGATGTCAAAGCCGCCGCCATCAACTCCCCGTCCAAACTGCTCAAGTTCTTGAAGATTCCCTCGATAGGGGAGAAGTCTCAGACTTCAACCCCCGCTGTCCGTCTGAGCCCCCAACTCACCCGCAACTCCAGGATCCCCTGTCGCACCAACAACTACGAGGTTTACCACTCTCCTGTTCCCACGCGCAGAGCCACCACCACAGAGAGGTGCAGGCAGCCCCCGCCACCCCCCTCCAGATCAGAGTCCTACCCCGCCACACACTCAGCACCGACCTCCCCTCCACAGCCTGAAGACCCCTGCTCCCCGCCCGCTAAGGATATAAGCTACAGCAGCCTCTCTGCACCGAAAGCCAGCGCCGGCTCAAAGGCGGGCGCTTCCTCCTCACCCAAAATATCTCAGAGGGTCCCTCATTATGAAAATGTCTGTGACATGTCGACCAACTCTAGAGAGGGAGAACCGAGCCAGAGCCTCGAGAAAAGAACCACTTTTCCATCGCAAACAAAGGCGAACGGCGGTGAGAGGAAACTCGTCAAATCGTTACCGGAAAGCGTCCTCAACCCCCCTCCTCAGCGAAAGCAGTCGTCGTCCTCCACATCAGAGTCCACGTCGGACGACGAAGAGGATTCAGACAGCCCGGTGTGGGTCAACCATCACAGCCTGCCCAACTCATCCGCACTCAGCAAAGCTCAGAGCCGACCCAACTACTCACGAACCAGAGAGAAGCAGGAGGCGGACGTAAGGGAGGTCACGCAGGCGCAGAGCTCCGGGGTCGCCCAGGCGCCGCCTCCTCCTCCGGCCAGAAGAAACGACTCCTCTTCCATCCCCAAGAGGCCTGTGACCGGGCCAGCGAGACCTCAGGCTGATTCCAGTCACCACGCCTTCAAAGACAGGCTGGCTGCGCTGGGCAAGCTGAGGAGCTCTGAGGATTTACAAGTCAGCGTAAGACCGGTGGACACAACGAACGAAGGCGCCGTCACTTACAGCGAAGAGAGGAGTAAGACAGCGGAGAGGCCCATCGAGCTCCATAAAGAGGAGCAGAGACATTCAAAATACACAGACTCTTTGGATGGAAAGCCTAAAGTTAGCAGCGGTGGTTTGAAgtatcagggggcgactccgcTGTATGAACAGGGGGTCAAATCTCAGCCGTCTGGCCTGGTTAAACAAGAACTGTGTGTAACAAAGACAGAAACCTCCAAGAGTAAAATAGGTCTACCTTCGCCCAACGCAGATGCTCCGCAGGTACTACGCAACAATATTAAGTGTCCTGGCTCCTTGAATCTAGCTTATAACGTTAAATCCGGCGTGGGGCCTCACAGTAGCAACAGCCCCAATAAAATCCCCCCTAAGTCGCCGTCCAAACCCTGTCAGGGCCCCTCCGTCCACAGAGCGGGGAAGCCCACAGAGGCCCCACGTTACTCGTCCAAATCCGAGGAGAGGACCAAGATCAGCGGGAAAGGGAAAAAGAATCCGATGTACGGAGACAGCctcccgcctcctcctccgAGACCTCCAACGTCCGAGGTGGAGAAACCGCTGCAGCCAGTCCCCAGCCCGCAATCCGCCATCGAGCAGAAGGTGATGAAGGGCATCGAGGAGAACGTGCTGAAGCTTCAGGAGCAGGACAGAGGAGGGCAGGGCAGCGAGGTCAAGCAGAAAACCTCCAACGGCATCGCGAGCTGGTTCGGCCTGAAGAAGAGCAAGCTGCCCGCGCTGAGCCGCAAGGCCGACGCGACCAAAGCGAAGGACGAGAAGAAGGAGTGGAAGATCAACATCCCCTCGGTGGGGAGAGACTCTGTGAAAATGGCCACCAGGTGTAAAGAAGGCGTGGAAGGTCTGAACATCTCGACGCTGATGGAGAAGGCCGAGGGGCTGAGGAGGGccctggaggaggagagggcgTACGTGGAGAGGTCGGGCAGGGGTCACTCCTGCGAGGTGGTGATGGACCAAGCTCAGGGACAGCTGGCTGTCATGTACAGAGGAGCGCGCTCAGACAACTTCATGCAACAGCTGCTAAACAGGTGAGAACTCAACGAGGACAAGCGGacaaactgcagctttaaaggaatagtttgacattttgggaaatacgcttgtTTTGCTTTCTCGGTGCGAGTTAGACGAGAAGATAGCGATCTcatatctgtacagtaaatacgaagctgcagcaggagacggttatcttagtttagcataaagactggaaacagggggacaCTGCTAGCTCTGTCTGTTTAATCCCTACAAGATATAACGTGTACATTTTGAGCTTTTAAGTTGCTTTTAGGTAGATTTATCACCTTTAGATAgagccaggccagctgtttcatcctgtttcctgtctttatgttAAACTAAGCTAATCTCCTCCCGGCTGCAGCTTCACATTTACCGTACAGACACGAGAGCGGTATCAATCtcctcatctcactctcagctATAAAGCCgcagcgtatttcccaaaaacGTCAAAATATTCCTTTATAATGGATGTTGAAGAACAATGataactagggctgcaactaaagattatttccatgatctattaatcattttgtctataaaatgcctgttataatttgtTGGAGCAcatggtgacatcttcaaatgtcttgttttgtctgatcaaccaTCTAAAATCCATGTAtctactatcatatatgacacataCAAGCTTCACATcctcacatttaacaagctgccACAagtaaatgtttgtcatttttgcttgtgACTTgtgaaaatgactaaaatagttgccgattagtcgactaattgttgcagctctaatgctaacgctaactCTTTAGTGTGGTAGGTGTTAAAGCTTTGAGATTCTAACTgatggtttttatgttttatgaatgCAGAGTGGACGGGAAGGACGTGATCAGCGTGCCGCAGCGCCGGCTCTCGTTCGACTGTAAGAGCTCCAAGCCGGTGTTTAGTCAGCAGGGCGACATCATCAGTCACACCACCAGTCGTGACGATATTGAGAAGGTACTTACACAGTCACACAGCTCTTTACTTCTCTGTTGTTAGACAAAAAAATACTGAGATTTAGACATAAAAAGctaaagaaaaacatgtaaaactcaCTTAGGCAGCTCAGATTTTAGCAGCGCCTCAGTTTAATTTGTTCTACATCTTATCAGCTTTCAAGCCTAAAACCTGGCGTCTAATTTGTCAGACTCGTTCCCCGCATGCTGATTTGAAGAGCGGGCGTTCACTTCTCCATCTGCCACCTTGTTGTTCTTTTCACGCAGGGATCAGACAGGATGGGAAAGATCACGTCGGATGAGAACCTCGCAGATTCAGTTCACTCTCAGCACTTCGCAGGTAAGACGAGTCTGCCGGGAGTTTGTCAGAGGACAGAAGTAGCACACATTTTATAAGATTTATGAGCAGTACGACCTTGAGCGAGATCAAaccagacgtgtgtgtgtgtgtgtggaactAGTCTGGAAATAAATTGCTGAATATAAAGACCAGATTCACAGTCTTGTTCCTGCACTGTGCGTCTGTGCGGAGAGTTAAACACACTTCCAGTAAAGGTTGAAGACAGCAGGTCGCCTTTTAAAGTTTTTACTGGAAACAACTGTGAAAACAGTATTAAACAACAAATTCAATGATGgtgattgaaaaaaaacagttatatGAAAGGTTTTGTAACAATATAtttgaaacatgaaaacaggatTCACAAAACTCAAtgaatcaatcaaactttattgatAACGTACCTTTCAAACAAGTCGactgcaattcaaagtgctttacaagtgaTTAACAAACGCACAGGATGGTAAATATGGAGACTCATGCACACCAAGATACGAgtaaaatgccaaaattaaaataaattaataaatacataataatagattataaagaaaaagtatttaAGAAAACCTACtttaaaataactgaataaGACAACAATAACAGATGAGTTAATGAAAGGAAATACGAGCAATAACAGACACAAGTCAAATTAAAATTATGAAACACGACACAAACTaagtagtaaataaataaatttataCAATAATAAACCCATCAGAGTATAAGACACTACATAAATAAACGGGTTGTTAGTCTACGTCTAAAAATATCCATATTTTCACTTCCTCTCAGATTGTCTGGACTTGGTATCAAATTACACATTTAGACTGGTGACACTTTTTCTTCATGCAGGGAAGACGCAGAGGAAGTCGAGtacagaagaaaaaagtaaaaagagtaaaagaCATTGAAGTTTTCACAGCAGTAATTCAGCTGTTAATGAGAATGTTACAgtagaaaaacagcagcagacataTAGCAGAGCTGCTAGCTTGATTAGCAGGAAGCTGATCATagaaaaaactacaaattaacacaaaattAATCACAAAACAGCTGCAATAAAAGAAGGAAACACTACAAACACTCCTCCTTATGTAACAGGCACTAATAGTTCACTCTGAGCAGTAAATTGAGGTATCAGACGCTcactaatcatcatcatcatcatttagcTTCATCCCTGTCAGCTGTGGATTGATTCCTTAATTGGACTTAATTGAACCCTCCTTGTTATTATCCTTCTTTAttctatttaattttatttttccactgaGCAAATATACAGTGTAAACAAGGCAGACTTGGAATTTTATCTAAATTAACAGCTAAATAGAGAGGAAGTAGAGGAAgacttcattttaatttatgtgtgtgtgtgtgtttattaagCACTACACTACACATAAGTAAACCCGGTAATTATGTATAAACTTGAATGTTGTCTCTGAGGATTTCAGACACAAAGTAGAGCAGATCTGTGTCAGTAGTGGTTGCTACTAGCAACAGAAAGACTGTTACATACACAGATGGATCAGGTGAGAtgagtaaatgaataaaacatcaaatgtgtgtttccatAGAAATAAATCTATAGAATACATTTAATAAGCTTTTTATAAAAGGACAAAAGTGATAACAGTCGAACTTCAACATCGTACTGAACAACATTCTGCTAATATTCCAATAATAAGATGGAAATTATAATTCACTGTTTGTCACATTAT includes:
- the nckap5l gene encoding nck-associated protein 5-like, producing MRTMSDETEQRMCDEDFGSDEEGEEADVESYLEDNSSELMDRLRELEAKNSALMLANESQREAYERCLDEVANHVVQALLNQKDLREECIKLKMLVFDLERQNRALCELFQQKLPNHPTAHYQVQAGPLPDYNAQLHNDSAKQVEPAQTEAQAKGNGYRTQHASPGPRGPAASMEALSPFFKKKAHILEVLRKMEETDPLKFHPSTASLSFCDYSQVLMSTEAVLATADPLPLQCKSHHTHCHCSCSDTDPHQHVNGDGAVKCEGGSTCCLHCKRSPDGPPKPCNHVCSPSKANSATQSHVAPAAAMSECHSKSRTLDSVPPSKQCTKTDTHQQPAGATTHSSLTDTADQSLEVMGVEQEQENSESCLNATASEELTGFCPTSHLPGSVMESAQISLCDTETSDGVHNGLALSSSDDPSAVPEKDSTDLEASSVRAGASVSPSPSCLSDVKAAAINSPSKLLKFLKIPSIGEKSQTSTPAVRLSPQLTRNSRIPCRTNNYEVYHSPVPTRRATTTERCRQPPPPPSRSESYPATHSAPTSPPQPEDPCSPPAKDISYSSLSAPKASAGSKAGASSSPKISQRVPHYENVCDMSTNSREGEPSQSLEKRTTFPSQTKANGGERKLVKSLPESVLNPPPQRKQSSSSTSESTSDDEEDSDSPVWVNHHSLPNSSALSKAQSRPNYSRTREKQEADVREVTQAQSSGVAQAPPPPPARRNDSSSIPKRPVTGPARPQADSSHHAFKDRLAALGKLRSSEDLQVSVRPVDTTNEGAVTYSEERSKTAERPIELHKEEQRHSKYTDSLDGKPKVSSGGLKYQGATPLYEQGVKSQPSGLVKQELCVTKTETSKSKIGLPSPNADAPQVLRNNIKCPGSLNLAYNVKSGVGPHSSNSPNKIPPKSPSKPCQGPSVHRAGKPTEAPRYSSKSEERTKISGKGKKNPMYGDSLPPPPPRPPTSEVEKPLQPVPSPQSAIEQKVMKGIEENVLKLQEQDRGGQGSEVKQKTSNGIASWFGLKKSKLPALSRKADATKAKDEKKEWKINIPSVGRDSVKMATRCKEGVEGLNISTLMEKAEGLRRALEEERAYVERSGRGHSCEVVMDQAQGQLAVMYRGARSDNFMQQLLNRVDGKDVISVPQRRLSFDCKSSKPVFSQQGDIISHTTSRDDIEKGSDRMGKITSDENLADSVHSQHFAGSGASTYTLDSGIGTFPLPDCSSGAAGRGLSKARAGGAEHHSSGSPGRAGRRARTLDRELTSQEECYVPHKQLIPTIQYGSMLEGRSSAGVIREDKEAHGANMFSSRSKTWTFPNLKTPAGPAEVYLAVEEEEEEAVSFGSPFRGSMKAGGPSSSRVVDPGSLPVPAQSGMSRRGKTRTPSVPEMSREAGLELLRERPEEALSPSRPQVLETPESLSDSLYDSLSSCGSQG